Below is a window of Synergistales bacterium DNA.
AGCCGATCATCGCATTCATCGCCGGCGGCACCGAATACGCGGCCTCCGAGGCCAACCCCCTGGGCGCTCTGGTCTCCCGGGATCTGGCCTCCCGGATCGCGGCGGTGCGCCAACCGGCGGAAAATCTCCCCAGTGGGGTCCAGAAGACCTCCAACGACAACCGCGCCAGATGGGAGCGCCTCATCGTCGCGGGCAGGGGGCCGGACAGCGGCAGAGACAGCGCCGGGAGCATCGACGATGTCCGCGTGGCGCCGCTGGTGGAGAGCACCTGGAGCCAGGGCGCCATCGGGGGAAAGGCGGTCTACAACTACTACACGCCTCCCAACAGCGCAGACAGCAGCAGCAACTACGTCTGCGGCTGCGTGGCCACGGCGATGTCCCAGCTGATGCGGTTCCACAAGCATCCCCAGAGCGGCATCGGCTGGAACGAGTTCACCATCTACGTAGAGGAGGAAGCAGAGCTGAAAGCCACACGCGGCGGCGACGGCAGCGGCGGGCCCTACGCCTGGGACGACATGCCCCTCACGCCGGACAGCTCCATCACCGACACCCAGCGCCAGGCCATCGGCGCGCTGACCTCCGACGCCGGCGTCACCGTCTCCATGCACTACGCCGGCGCCGGCTCCGGAACGGACACACTGGCGGCCGCCAATGCGTTCACCGACATCTTCGACTACGCAAACGCCGTCAAGGGATACAACAGCGGGGCCAACATTCAGTCGTCGGTGCGGAACACCATGGTGAATCCCAATCTCGACGCCGGCTATCCGGTGCTCTTCGGGATCACCGGCGATCCCGGCGGCCACGCCATCGTCGGCGACGGCTACGGCTACGACGGCGGCACCCTCTACCACCATCTCAACATGGGGTGGTCGGGGCAGGACGATGCCTGGTACAACCTGCCCACCATCGATACGGGGCTGGGAACCTTCATTTCCGTGTACAAAACGGTCTACAACGTCTTCGTCGACAAGACGGGCGAGGCCATCAGCGGCAGGGTCACCGACAGCGACGGCAACCCGATCGCCGGGGCGACGGTGGCCCTCACAGGCGCCGTCGACGCCACGGACACCACCGACGAACAGGGGATCTACGCCTTCGCCGGCGTCCCGTCCAGGTCCGATTTCACCGTGACGGTCTCCAGGGAGGGGATCCATTTCGCCCAGCCCAGCCAGCCGGTCGCCACAGGCAGGTCGCTCAACTTCGGCACGGTGGGCAACCTCTGGCAGGTGGATTTTGCGGAACAGACCTTCACCGTCACCGCCACCGCCGGTGAGGGCGGCAGCATCGATCCCTCCGGGGATGTGGCCGCCGTCTACAGCGAGGATGTCTCCTTCGACATCGCCGCCGACACCGGCTACGAGATCGACGTGATCTCCGTGGACAACACACCGCTCTCCGGCGTCGCCGGGAAGACCTCCCACACCTACACCTTCCACAACGTGAGTGAGGACCACAACATCGAGGCAAGCTTTACAAAGAAGGCATTCACCATCACGGCAACCGCCGGCGAGGGCGGGAGCATCGATCCCTCCGGGGATGTGGCCGCCGTCTACAGCGAGGATGTCTCCTTCGACATCACCGCCGACACCGGCTGGGAGATCGATGCCGTCTCCGCGGACAGCGCACCGATCTCCGGCGTCGCCGGAAAGACCTCCCACACCCACATCTTCAACAGCGTGTGCGGCGACCACACCATCGCGGCGGCCTTCCGGGCCCTGCCCACGCCAACGCCGACACCTCAGCCCACAGCCACCCCGACACCTGTGCCCACTGCAACACCGGTCCCCACGGCGACCCCGACACCCACGGAGGAGCCGACTCCCACGCCGGGGCCTGTTCCCCAGCCGGAGGATATCGACAGCGACGACGTGGCGCCCGATGACGGGACCGTCAGCGTGGATGTCGCCCCGTTGAGCGGAGACGAACAGCAGGGCATCGGGGATGGGGCCCAGACGCTTCTGGACGACGGCGAGGCCCAGCGTGTGGACGAAATCCGGGCCACCAGGGTGAAGGCCAGGGTGGAAGAGCCCGGCGGCAAGGCGGGGTTCACCATCGGTGACGGTGGAGACAGCATGAGCGCCCGGGCCGAGACAAAGAGGGCGCTGCTGGTCAGAAACGCATCGTCCGGCGAGTGGGACCGCACCACCCCGCCCCACAGCGGCGAGAATCTGGACGTCACGGAAGGCGACGCAGGCCTGAACGTACGCGTCCGGGACGGCGGCACCTACGATCGTGACGGCAACGCCGACGGCAGCGTGGAGACCGACCTGGCCGTGGTGGCCTACACCCCCGCCGAGCCCACACCCTCCGGCGACAGCGGGGGCGGCTGCCGCCTCGGCTTCGCACCGCTCGCCCTGCTGCTGGTCCTGCCGGGACTGTTGGCGATCCGCCGATAGCCCGGGCATCACACCGCGGCAGGCACCGGCACAGAGCGGAAAAACAGCGGGAAGACACAGCAGCGCCGGATGCCTGCAGGTATCCGGCGCTGCTTCATGGGCAGCCGGGAAGAACGCGGGGCTGTGGAGACCGATCCGGGACGCGGATACTGCGTTGACAGAACCTCCCTCTGTACGCACACCACACCCTGTGCTATAACTACGCAAAAGCGGCTCTGTCGGCATAGGTTGCAGCGGAACAACCCAGTCCCGGAACCGCGGTCATGCCGCGGAGACCACCGACTGGAAGAAAGGAGCGTCTGAATGGTCTCGATGGGAAGCGGATTGGAACTGGTACGCAAGGGAAGGAAGGGCGCCGCGCTCTTCACAATGGTTGTGGTGGCGGCGCTCCTGGCCGTCGCACCGCAGGCCGCCATGGCCTGGAGTGACGGGACATCCCCTGGGGGTCCCGCATCAACAGGCGATGAAGAGCTCTACGCTGCGGACAGGATCATCTTCTCCCTGGAAGGCTCCGAGCGTTTCGCCCGGCGGAGCGACAGGGGCACCTCGCCGCAGCGGGACTACACGGCGATGCAGGAGAGCATGGAGACCAGGGGCACCGCCGCACTGGCAGGCGCCGGGCTGCGGTGGCGCAGCCTGGAGGCGCTGCCCTTCACGGGGGCGCTGGTCGCCGAGGGGATCGCCGGCGACCCGGTGGAGGCGAGCCGCCGCCTGGCGGAGAGCCCCTCGGTGGCCTGGGCGGAGCCGGACTACCGGAACACCCTCTACGCACAGCCCGCGAAGGGGGACGAAGACGCCACCTACGACCCCATGTATCCCGATGAGTGGCACCTGCACGGCGAAGCCGAAAACGGCGTGGACGCCGCCACCGTCTGGGAGCGGCTCATCGCCGGCGACGACGTGGTGGTGGCCATCATGGACACCGGCGTGGACTACACCCACATCGATCTGGCCGACAACATGTGGGACGGCATCGCCGTCTCCCCGGATCTCGTCCACCACGGCTACGACTTCGGCGAGGACAACAACGACCCCATGGACCGCTTCGGCCACGGCACCCACTGCGCCGGCATCACCGCGGGGGTCATCAACGGCCACGGCATCATCGGCGCGGCGCCGACGGCAACCATCATCGCCGCCAAGGTGGCCGACAAGCAGTTCAGTCTCAACGACAGCTACGTCCTGGCGGCCTGCAACTGGCTGGCCAAACTGAGGACCCTCCACAATGTCCCCGTCCGGGCCGTCAACATGTCCTTCGGCGGCCCCATCTACTCGGAATCCGACAAGGTGGGGCTGGAGGCGCTGCAGGACGCCGGCATCCTGGCCTTCATCGCCGCCGGGAATGACTACCGCGACAACGACCTCTTCGGCGCCGGCTTCAGCAGCTCCATCCCCATGCCCAACGTGCTCACCGTGGCGGCCACCGCGCAGGACGGCGGCCTCACCGACTTCTCCCAGTGGGGACGGGTCACCGTGGACCTGGGCAGCCCCGGCGCGGATATCCTCTCCACCATTCCCGCGGAGTGCGCCCTGCGCGAGGAGGGCGACATCTCCCGCGACATCGGCGGCACCACCTACTGGTGGTCTCCCTGGGACGGCACCTCCATGGCCACCCCTCTGGCGCTGGGCGTGGCGGCTCTCGGCTGGGCGGCCCACCCCGACGCCGACTGGCGGGAGATGAAATCGCTGCTGCTCACCGCCGGCACCCCCGAGAGCGTTCTGGACGGCTACTGCCGCACCGGCGAGCGGGTCTCCGCGCCCGAAACGGCAAGCAACGACATCCCCGAGGGACCGGTGCTCTACGACGCCCTCAACAGCGGTGTCTGGAGCCTCCCCTGGCTGGAGCCCGGCGAACCGCTGACCATCTTCGGCGACAACCTGGGGGACGCGGCGGGAAGCCTCACCGTCCACTCCGCCGACGACGCCCCACCGGCGCCCTGGCAGACAACCGCATCCTGGAACGAAACCCTGCCGACCACCTCCTGGAGCCCCACGGCGATCACCGCCACCGTCCCACAGATGGACGCGACCTTCGACGCCAGGGCCACCCTGGAGGTAACCACCATCTCCGGCGACAGCGCCTCCCTGCCTGCCCTCGTCGCGGAGGTCGGCGCCAGCCGGGACTCCTCGCTGCACCCCGCTGCGGCGCTGCTCAACGGCTCCACCACCACATTCAGCGGCGACCACTACTGCATCGGCAGCTACGAGGACACCGACAAGACCGTCCTCTACCGCTGGGACGACGACTCCGGCGACGTGGCCCCGGAGGCGGACCTCTCCGACCTTCTGCCGGACAACGGCGATACGGTGGAATTCCAGTACAGCACACTGGCGGGCGACGACGCCTCGGGCCGGATCTACATCATCGGCGGCAGCGCCGGCGGGTACCTCTACGCCTACAACCCCGGCGAACCCGAACTGGAGTGGTGGGACCTGGAGAATGACTACCTGGTGGAGCTGCTCCTGCCCTTCGCCGCCGGCGACGGCGAGGGCACCGTCATGGTCGCCGGCGGGATGGACTACCGGGACCGGGGGATCTGGGACTGCGTCTGCAGCCTGGATGTGGGCAGCGTCCCCGACGAGGGCACCATCACGGCAGAGCTGCTGGACGTCACCTGGGACAAGCCCCGCTATGCCGGGACGGCGGCCGTGGTGGAGGGCAGGTTCGCCCTGGCCGGCGGCATCGGCCCCGTAGGCGACCCAGCCAACAACAATGTCTACTTCCTGGACCGGGAGAGCCTCGAATGGTCCGCCAATCCCCTGCCCTACGGGTACGGCGAGAGCGCAGCCACCAAAACGAGAGACGAAGGCGGCGAACTCATCAACGGCACGCTGGCGGAGCACAACGGCTGCCTCTACTACATCGGCGCCGGCACCTTCGCCGGTTCCAGCCTTCTCTCGCCGCACAAGATGTACTACACCAGCCCCTTTATCTTCTATCTCCCCGCCGAGTACATCGGCGCACAGGAGGGGAAGAGCGCTTCCGGCGGCGTCCCCTGGGGGATCCTCGACAGGCGGTTCGCCTTCCCCGCCAGCCTCAACGGCAAGCCATCCTTCTTCCCCTTCCTCCGGGACAGCAAGGCCGTGATGGCGGCCCACTACGTCAACGACAGCGGGTACAGCATCTTCGAGACGCCGCTCTACGATCAGATCCCCGCAGACCGGCACATGGTCACCGCCACCGCCGGAACGGGCGGTGCCATCGACCCCTCCGGGGAAATCGCCATACCCGACGGCGGGACGATCTCCTTCGACATCACCGCCCACAGCGGCTACGCAATCGATGTCATCTCCGTGGACAACAAACCCCTCGCCGGTGTCGGCGGGAAGACCGCTCACCGCTACACCTTCGAGGATGTGAGCGAGGACCACGGCATCACGGCGGCCTTCCGGGCCCTGCCAACGCCCACGCCGGCTCCGCAGCCCACGGCCACCCCGACGCCTGCGCCGACGGCGACACCGACCCCGGCGCCCACCGCCGCACCGACCCCCACGCCCACACCGGGGCCGATCCCCCAGCCGGAGGAGATCGACAGCGACGACGTGACTCCCGATGAAGGAACCGTCAGCGTGGACGTCGCCCCGTTGAGCGGAGACGAACAGCAGGGCATCGAGGATGGTGCCCAGACGCTGCTGGACGACGGTGAGGCCCAGCGTGTGGACGAAATCCGGGCCACCAGGGTGAAGGCCAGAGTGGAAGAGCCCGGCGGCAAGGCGGGATTCTCCATCGGTGACGGTGGAGACAGCAGGAGCGCCCGGGCCGAGACAAAGAGGGCGCTGCTGGTCAGAAACGCATCGACCGGCGAGTGGGACCGCACCACCCCGCCCCACAGCGGCGAGGATCTGGACGTCACGGAAGGCGACGCGGGCCTGACCGTACGCGTCCGGGACGGCGGCACCTACGACCGTGACGGCGCCACCGACGGCAGCGTGGAGACCGACCTGGCCGTGGTGGCCTACACCCCCGCCGAGCCCA
It encodes the following:
- a CDS encoding C10 family peptidase; the protein is PIIAFIAGGTEYAASEANPLGALVSRDLASRIAAVRQPAENLPSGVQKTSNDNRARWERLIVAGRGPDSGRDSAGSIDDVRVAPLVESTWSQGAIGGKAVYNYYTPPNSADSSSNYVCGCVATAMSQLMRFHKHPQSGIGWNEFTIYVEEEAELKATRGGDGSGGPYAWDDMPLTPDSSITDTQRQAIGALTSDAGVTVSMHYAGAGSGTDTLAAANAFTDIFDYANAVKGYNSGANIQSSVRNTMVNPNLDAGYPVLFGITGDPGGHAIVGDGYGYDGGTLYHHLNMGWSGQDDAWYNLPTIDTGLGTFISVYKTVYNVFVDKTGEAISGRVTDSDGNPIAGATVALTGAVDATDTTDEQGIYAFAGVPSRSDFTVTVSREGIHFAQPSQPVATGRSLNFGTVGNLWQVDFAEQTFTVTATAGEGGSIDPSGDVAAVYSEDVSFDIAADTGYEIDVISVDNTPLSGVAGKTSHTYTFHNVSEDHNIEASFTKKAFTITATAGEGGSIDPSGDVAAVYSEDVSFDITADTGWEIDAVSADSAPISGVAGKTSHTHIFNSVCGDHTIAAAFRALPTPTPTPQPTATPTPVPTATPVPTATPTPTEEPTPTPGPVPQPEDIDSDDVAPDDGTVSVDVAPLSGDEQQGIGDGAQTLLDDGEAQRVDEIRATRVKARVEEPGGKAGFTIGDGGDSMSARAETKRALLVRNASSGEWDRTTPPHSGENLDVTEGDAGLNVRVRDGGTYDRDGNADGSVETDLAVVAYTPAEPTPSGDSGGGCRLGFAPLALLLVLPGLLAIRR
- a CDS encoding S8 family serine peptidase, whose amino-acid sequence is MVSMGSGLELVRKGRKGAALFTMVVVAALLAVAPQAAMAWSDGTSPGGPASTGDEELYAADRIIFSLEGSERFARRSDRGTSPQRDYTAMQESMETRGTAALAGAGLRWRSLEALPFTGALVAEGIAGDPVEASRRLAESPSVAWAEPDYRNTLYAQPAKGDEDATYDPMYPDEWHLHGEAENGVDAATVWERLIAGDDVVVAIMDTGVDYTHIDLADNMWDGIAVSPDLVHHGYDFGEDNNDPMDRFGHGTHCAGITAGVINGHGIIGAAPTATIIAAKVADKQFSLNDSYVLAACNWLAKLRTLHNVPVRAVNMSFGGPIYSESDKVGLEALQDAGILAFIAAGNDYRDNDLFGAGFSSSIPMPNVLTVAATAQDGGLTDFSQWGRVTVDLGSPGADILSTIPAECALREEGDISRDIGGTTYWWSPWDGTSMATPLALGVAALGWAAHPDADWREMKSLLLTAGTPESVLDGYCRTGERVSAPETASNDIPEGPVLYDALNSGVWSLPWLEPGEPLTIFGDNLGDAAGSLTVHSADDAPPAPWQTTASWNETLPTTSWSPTAITATVPQMDATFDARATLEVTTISGDSASLPALVAEVGASRDSSLHPAAALLNGSTTTFSGDHYCIGSYEDTDKTVLYRWDDDSGDVAPEADLSDLLPDNGDTVEFQYSTLAGDDASGRIYIIGGSAGGYLYAYNPGEPELEWWDLENDYLVELLLPFAAGDGEGTVMVAGGMDYRDRGIWDCVCSLDVGSVPDEGTITAELLDVTWDKPRYAGTAAVVEGRFALAGGIGPVGDPANNNVYFLDRESLEWSANPLPYGYGESAATKTRDEGGELINGTLAEHNGCLYYIGAGTFAGSSLLSPHKMYYTSPFIFYLPAEYIGAQEGKSASGGVPWGILDRRFAFPASLNGKPSFFPFLRDSKAVMAAHYVNDSGYSIFETPLYDQIPADRHMVTATAGTGGAIDPSGEIAIPDGGTISFDITAHSGYAIDVISVDNKPLAGVGGKTAHRYTFEDVSEDHGITAAFRALPTPTPAPQPTATPTPAPTATPTPAPTAAPTPTPTPGPIPQPEEIDSDDVTPDEGTVSVDVAPLSGDEQQGIEDGAQTLLDDGEAQRVDEIRATRVKARVEEPGGKAGFSIGDGGDSRSARAETKRALLVRNASTGEWDRTTPPHSGEDLDVTEGDAGLTVRVRDGGTYDRDGATDGSVETDLAVVAYTPAEPTPSGDGGGGCRLGFAPVALLLLLPVLMIRRR